The following proteins are encoded in a genomic region of Flammeovirga pectinis:
- a CDS encoding aldo/keto reductase, translated as MSSKSLKLNNGKEIPSIGLGTWKSQPGEVYEAVKKAIQLGYRHIDCASIYGNEPEVGNAIKECIDEGIVKREDLFITSKLWNDAHLAADVPKALNKTLEDLKLKYLDLYLIHWPVAYKPGVTFTQKREEFLTVEEAPILETWGAMEKLVDEGKVLSIGVSNFSIRNLETILTNARIQPVINQIEMHPLNQQRTMMEYADVHNIILTAYSPLGTKDSLAVKDGVHPPILLENELLIEIAEKHNATPAQIMLAWANRRETVAIPKSVHEKRLKENLASLNIALTPWDLREISRLNEKYRFSDGEPFTSGGSPYTKEYLWD; from the coding sequence ATGAGCAGCAAATCTTTAAAATTAAATAACGGTAAAGAAATACCTAGTATTGGTCTCGGAACTTGGAAATCTCAGCCAGGTGAAGTGTACGAAGCCGTAAAAAAAGCGATTCAATTAGGATATAGACATATTGATTGTGCCTCTATTTACGGGAATGAACCCGAAGTAGGCAATGCAATTAAGGAATGTATTGATGAAGGAATAGTAAAAAGAGAAGATTTATTTATTACTTCTAAATTATGGAACGATGCACATTTAGCTGCTGATGTTCCAAAAGCATTAAACAAAACGTTGGAAGATTTAAAGTTAAAATATTTAGATCTTTACTTAATTCATTGGCCAGTTGCTTATAAACCTGGGGTTACTTTTACACAAAAAAGAGAAGAATTTCTTACCGTAGAAGAAGCTCCAATTTTAGAAACGTGGGGAGCTATGGAAAAACTAGTTGATGAGGGCAAAGTGTTATCAATAGGTGTATCTAATTTTAGTATAAGAAATTTAGAAACAATTCTTACTAATGCTAGAATTCAGCCTGTAATTAACCAAATAGAAATGCACCCATTAAATCAGCAAAGAACAATGATGGAATATGCTGATGTTCATAATATAATACTAACGGCCTATTCTCCTTTAGGTACTAAAGATAGTTTAGCGGTAAAAGATGGAGTTCATCCTCCGATATTATTAGAAAACGAATTACTTATTGAAATTGCAGAAAAACATAATGCTACTCCAGCACAAATAATGTTAGCTTGGGCAAACCGTAGAGAGACTGTTGCAATTCCTAAGTCTGTTCACGAGAAAAGGTTAAAAGAGAATTTAGCTTCTTTAAATATAGCTTTAACTCCTTGGGACTTAAGAGAAATTTCTAGATTAAACGAAAAATACCGTTTCTCTGATGGAGAACCTTTTACATCTGGAGGAAGCCCTTATACGAAAGAATATCTTTGGGATTAA
- a CDS encoding YfiT family bacillithiol transferase yields the protein MEKLVLTEQELKFPIGEFQLPSNISDNQLQLWIHEIKIFPQRLIKAVNGLTEQELNYKYRPNGWTIKQVVHHCADSHMNSYMRFKLALTEDTPAIRPYFEDRWAELHDSNDEDVSDSLNLLTYLHKKWISLLEGLSPEDLNKAFFHPESEQQTSLKENIGIYAWHGCHHIAHIKKAIEYKGQF from the coding sequence ATGGAAAAACTAGTATTAACAGAACAGGAATTAAAGTTTCCTATCGGAGAATTTCAACTACCTTCAAATATTTCAGATAACCAACTCCAACTTTGGATTCACGAGATTAAGATATTTCCCCAACGTCTTATAAAAGCAGTGAATGGGTTAACTGAACAAGAATTAAATTACAAGTATAGACCAAACGGATGGACTATAAAACAAGTAGTACACCATTGTGCAGATAGCCATATGAATAGCTACATGCGTTTTAAATTAGCACTCACAGAAGATACTCCAGCTATACGTCCTTATTTTGAAGATCGTTGGGCTGAATTACACGATAGTAATGACGAGGATGTATCAGACTCTCTCAACTTACTTACGTATTTACATAAAAAGTGGATTAGCCTGTTAGAGGGGTTATCACCAGAGGATTTAAATAAAGCCTTCTTTCACCCAGAGTCGGAACAACAGACTTCTTTAAAAGAAAATATTGGAATTTATGCATGGCATGGTTGTCATCATATTGCTCATATTAAGAAGGCAATTGAATACAAAGGTCAATTTTAA
- a CDS encoding RNA polymerase sigma factor: MSIEFYEEYIESNKAIIYKICRAYTHSKLEFDDYFQEVCLQLWKSKEAYNHQSKLSTWVYRVTLNTCLSIIKSEKREVDTVEINESFDHHSDLEDTEAQERLNTLYMGIRQLKKADRAIIVLYLEDKSYQEIAEIIGISMSNVGVKINRIKQQLKDSIVWKSLI; encoded by the coding sequence ATGTCGATAGAATTTTACGAAGAATATATCGAAAGTAATAAAGCGATTATCTATAAAATTTGTCGAGCTTATACTCATTCAAAATTAGAATTTGATGATTATTTTCAAGAGGTGTGTTTACAACTTTGGAAATCAAAAGAAGCCTATAATCATCAATCTAAATTATCTACATGGGTATATAGAGTGACATTAAATACTTGTCTTTCGATTATAAAATCAGAAAAAAGAGAAGTAGATACTGTAGAAATCAATGAAAGTTTTGATCATCATTCTGATTTAGAAGATACAGAAGCCCAAGAAAGGTTAAATACCTTATATATGGGAATTAGACAATTGAAAAAAGCAGATCGTGCCATAATCGTCTTGTATTTAGAAGATAAAAGTTACCAAGAAATAGCAGAAATTATAGGTATTTCTATGAGTAATGTTGGTGTTAAAATCAACAGAATAAAACAACAATTAAAAGATAGTATAGTATGGAAGAGTTTGATTTAA
- a CDS encoding DEAD/DEAH box helicase, with translation MTFEELKLSNFLQNAIRDIEYVNVTPIQEHAFPVVASGKDMIGIAQTGTGKTMAYLLPILQNLKFSNQDDPRVLIVVPTRELVAQVVEEVNFLTKYLSVRTVGVYGGTNISTQKQKIHEGVDIVVGTPGRVYDLALSRVLKFKTIQKFVIDEVDEMLDLGFRPQLTRMMDLLPPRRQNIMFSATLTKDVEEIITTFFTKPEKVEIARTGTPAEKVIQRAYHVPNFFTKVNMLEHLLANEPDMEKVLIFVRNKKLADRLHETIAKIYPEKTGIIHSNKSQNFRFRAIDDFEEGTTSILVATDIIARGLDIKGITHIINFDTPEVPEEYIHRIGRTGRADEKGIAITFINEAEQEYQMMIEELMKKPIPLEPMPEEVPISNIFSEEEKPKLSDKNYLQTKKVNTGEGGGAFHVKVGINNPINHTTKVDRGPKKTKPVNRGRLKRKFRKK, from the coding sequence GTGACGTTTGAAGAATTAAAACTGAGTAACTTCTTACAAAATGCAATTCGTGATATTGAGTACGTTAATGTAACTCCAATTCAAGAACATGCATTCCCGGTTGTTGCTTCAGGTAAAGATATGATTGGTATTGCGCAGACAGGTACAGGTAAAACTATGGCCTATCTATTGCCAATACTTCAAAATTTAAAATTTTCTAATCAGGATGATCCTCGAGTTTTAATCGTGGTACCTACTAGAGAGTTAGTTGCACAAGTTGTAGAAGAGGTGAATTTTTTAACAAAATATCTCTCTGTTAGAACAGTAGGTGTATATGGTGGTACTAATATTAGTACACAAAAACAAAAAATTCATGAAGGTGTTGATATCGTAGTTGGTACACCTGGTAGGGTCTATGACTTAGCACTTTCTCGTGTACTAAAATTTAAAACAATCCAAAAGTTTGTAATTGATGAGGTAGATGAAATGTTAGATTTAGGCTTTAGGCCTCAGCTAACAAGAATGATGGATTTGCTTCCTCCACGCCGGCAAAATATCATGTTTTCTGCAACACTTACTAAAGATGTTGAAGAGATTATTACTACTTTCTTTACTAAACCAGAAAAAGTAGAAATAGCAAGAACAGGTACTCCTGCAGAAAAAGTAATACAACGTGCTTATCATGTACCTAACTTTTTTACTAAGGTTAATATGTTAGAACACCTTCTAGCAAATGAACCCGATATGGAAAAAGTTTTGATCTTTGTTAGAAATAAAAAACTAGCAGATAGATTACACGAAACAATTGCAAAAATATATCCTGAAAAAACAGGAATTATTCACTCTAATAAATCTCAAAATTTTAGATTTAGAGCAATTGACGATTTCGAAGAAGGGACTACTAGTATTCTTGTTGCCACAGATATTATTGCTCGTGGTTTAGACATTAAAGGAATTACACATATTATCAACTTCGATACTCCTGAAGTTCCTGAAGAATACATTCACCGTATTGGTAGAACAGGTAGAGCAGACGAAAAAGGTATTGCTATCACTTTTATAAATGAGGCAGAGCAAGAATACCAAATGATGATTGAAGAATTGATGAAAAAGCCAATTCCTCTAGAACCTATGCCAGAGGAAGTACCTATTTCTAATATCTTCTCTGAAGAGGAAAAACCAAAATTATCTGATAAAAACTACCTTCAAACTAAAAAGGTAAATACAGGTGAAGGTGGCGGTGCATTTCATGTTAAGGTTGGAATTAATAATCCAATCAACCATACTACAAAAGTTGATCGTGGACCTAAGAAAACGAAACCTGTAAACAGAGGTCGTTTAAAACGAAAGTTCCGTAAGAAATAA
- a CDS encoding ABC transporter ATP-binding protein, protein MSNLIIKNLTKTYPNGVKALDNLSLEINSGMFGLLGPNGAGKSSLMRTLATLQIPDSGSITLNGTDIINESEQLRRVLGYLPQEFGVYPKITAEDLLDHMAILKGITNKKERTETVNYLLQKVNLYEKRKKAVKSFSGGMKQRIGIAQALIGDPKLIIVDEPTAGLDPGERNRFHNLLADVGENVIVILSTHIVEDVRELCTDMAIMNEGKIMYKGSPDNVLSELDGLVWQKTIARKDIDEYVKNFKVISNKMVSGKTVIHVLSTSSPAEGFTQVEPDLEDVFFAKTSANFLSE, encoded by the coding sequence ATGTCCAATTTAATCATCAAAAATCTAACTAAAACCTATCCTAACGGTGTTAAAGCTCTAGATAACCTCTCACTAGAAATTAATAGTGGAATGTTTGGTCTTTTAGGTCCAAATGGTGCAGGTAAATCATCGCTAATGCGTACACTTGCAACATTGCAAATTCCAGATAGTGGTTCTATTACTTTAAATGGAACAGATATTATTAATGAATCTGAGCAATTAAGAAGAGTACTAGGTTATTTACCGCAAGAATTTGGTGTGTACCCAAAAATTACTGCAGAAGATTTATTAGATCATATGGCTATTCTAAAAGGAATAACCAATAAAAAAGAGAGAACTGAAACTGTAAACTACTTACTTCAGAAAGTAAACTTATACGAAAAAAGAAAGAAGGCTGTTAAAAGTTTTTCTGGTGGTATGAAACAACGTATAGGCATTGCACAAGCTTTAATTGGAGATCCCAAACTAATAATTGTTGATGAACCTACAGCCGGGTTAGACCCAGGAGAAAGAAACCGTTTCCATAATTTACTTGCTGATGTTGGAGAAAATGTGATTGTCATTTTATCAACACATATTGTGGAAGACGTTCGTGAACTATGTACTGATATGGCAATTATGAACGAAGGCAAAATTATGTACAAAGGTTCTCCTGATAATGTACTTAGTGAACTTGATGGACTAGTATGGCAAAAAACAATTGCAAGAAAAGACATTGATGAGTATGTAAAGAACTTTAAGGTGATTTCTAATAAAATGGTGAGTGGTAAAACTGTAATCCATGTTTTAAGTACAAGCTCTCCTGCAGAAGGTTTTACACAAGTTGAACCTGATTTGGAAGATGTATTTTTCGCTAAAACTTCTGCAAATTTCCTTTCTGAATAA
- a CDS encoding porin: MERTVKLSIRLLLLVTLLATVSVNAQDSFEEIKIDSLGFKPEQDGEGLIQKSLPKSWTDRIKVSGYIQARYNGLFETNPDLEVPQMDKNWGADKGISLRRVRLKVSGWLLDNVYVYMQADFAGSPTLRDAYMDLYFDHHKSTWLRVGQSKVPFGFENMQSSQFRIPLDRSDAINSALPNERDLMAVMYHTPQKARKVYEYMKKNNLKHSGNYGTFALGAYNGQGINTSDLNENLHVVARASWPFQFANEQIMELSIHGYTGQYVLPNTSEGLEAEVTNSNGEKEIVYAAGQNFDDARLGATFVWYPQPIGFQAEYNYGKGPEYDVPTNMVKTKNLHGAYAMIYAKIDYTHHQFFPFVRYIYYDGGKKFELDARSYSVNDVEIGVEWQPNRAFEFVAMYTMANRTYVDSQNPYNDQAGNLLRLQMQVNF, translated from the coding sequence ATGGAACGCACAGTTAAACTGTCAATTAGACTATTACTACTAGTAACACTTTTAGCTACTGTAAGTGTGAATGCACAAGATAGTTTTGAAGAGATTAAAATAGATTCACTTGGTTTTAAACCAGAGCAAGATGGAGAGGGTTTAATTCAAAAATCTTTACCTAAAAGTTGGACCGATAGAATTAAAGTAAGTGGTTATATTCAAGCGAGGTATAATGGCTTATTTGAAACCAACCCAGATTTAGAAGTTCCGCAAATGGATAAAAACTGGGGTGCAGATAAAGGTATTTCACTTCGTAGGGTACGTTTAAAAGTAAGTGGATGGTTATTAGATAATGTGTATGTATATATGCAAGCAGATTTTGCTGGTTCACCTACTTTAAGAGATGCTTACATGGATTTATATTTTGATCATCATAAATCTACTTGGTTAAGGGTTGGGCAAAGTAAAGTCCCTTTTGGCTTCGAAAATATGCAATCTTCTCAGTTCCGTATCCCTTTAGATCGTTCAGATGCTATCAACTCTGCTTTACCTAACGAACGTGATTTAATGGCAGTAATGTATCATACTCCTCAAAAAGCGAGAAAGGTATACGAGTATATGAAAAAGAATAACTTAAAGCATAGTGGTAATTACGGTACGTTTGCTTTAGGAGCTTATAACGGTCAGGGTATTAATACATCAGACTTAAACGAAAACCTACACGTTGTTGCAAGAGCCTCTTGGCCATTCCAGTTTGCGAACGAACAAATAATGGAGCTTTCAATTCATGGGTATACTGGGCAATATGTTTTGCCAAATACATCTGAAGGGCTAGAAGCAGAGGTAACAAACTCTAATGGAGAAAAAGAAATTGTATATGCAGCAGGTCAGAATTTTGATGATGCTAGGTTAGGAGCAACATTTGTTTGGTATCCTCAGCCAATTGGTTTTCAGGCAGAATATAACTATGGTAAAGGCCCTGAATATGATGTGCCAACTAATATGGTGAAAACGAAAAATTTACACGGTGCATATGCAATGATTTATGCAAAAATAGATTATACACATCACCAGTTCTTTCCTTTTGTTAGATATATCTATTATGATGGAGGTAAGAAGTTTGAGTTAGATGCAAGAAGTTATAGTGTAAATGATGTAGAAATTGGTGTAGAATGGCAACCTAATAGAGCCTTTGAATTTGTAGCAATGTATACAATGGCAAACAGAACTTACGTTGATTCTCAAAACCCTTATAATGATCAAGCAGGTAATTTATTAAGATTACAAATGCAAGTAAACTTCTAG
- a CDS encoding GNAT family N-acetyltransferase: MQSRKASSVDYKKIALLFDQYRIFYNQKSDLKGAEEFIKNRLDNNESIIFVVEDTSHTMVGFVQLYPIFSSTRLKRLWLLNDLYVDEAERGKGCSILLLDEAKKHAVSTNSAGLILETEKVNKIGNNLYPRTGFQLDNDHNYYAWEPTKV; this comes from the coding sequence ATGCAAAGCAGAAAAGCATCTTCGGTAGATTATAAAAAAATTGCTCTTCTTTTTGATCAATATAGAATTTTCTATAATCAAAAAAGTGATTTAAAAGGAGCAGAGGAGTTTATTAAAAATCGATTAGATAATAATGAATCAATAATTTTTGTAGTAGAAGATACCAGCCATACTATGGTTGGTTTTGTACAATTATATCCTATTTTTTCTTCTACAAGGTTAAAAAGACTATGGTTGCTGAATGATCTATATGTAGATGAAGCAGAGAGAGGAAAGGGCTGTTCTATTTTATTACTTGATGAAGCTAAAAAACATGCTGTTTCTACAAACTCAGCAGGTTTAATATTAGAGACAGAAAAAGTAAATAAAATAGGTAATAACCTTTACCCTAGAACGGGTTTTCAGCTTGACAATGACCATAATTATTATGCTTGGGAACCAACAAAAGTTTAA
- a CDS encoding thioredoxin family protein: MTKQSILLSCILLIGNSIYGQGIVFSDINWNKAIENAKLSDKNIYVNIVSEWCTSCGELKESVFKDDHVSEFYNGHFINLTVDANSNLGRQFIQDYGIRSFPAHVYFYSDGRAVHMAYGKVPPNVFNEIGEAALNPAKQLFVLENKFKSGRDLSVDEYLNYCLATINIRKPDYYACEKFVALLNKDALSNQDVITVISQTLYHSSVASNSFKFFIENQLEISSRIDPNELIKIYNQIAKNTLSLAIKNKGQANYEEYLTTIAKYFPKELALQNDFIYAPRYYLSIGEIDKAFMMVDRSFSHVKLIKNSNIIQKCNDWAWYFYENYNNASQLSAALKWVDYGISINTSYDFIDTKAHLYYKLGRMDEAEELATQVLQYYKSIDKDTTNITALLAKVKIN; this comes from the coding sequence ATGACCAAGCAAAGTATTCTACTATCATGTATCCTATTAATAGGAAATTCTATCTATGGACAAGGAATTGTTTTTTCTGATATCAACTGGAATAAAGCAATCGAAAACGCAAAATTATCAGATAAGAATATTTATGTAAATATTGTATCTGAATGGTGTACATCTTGTGGAGAACTTAAAGAAAGTGTTTTTAAAGACGACCACGTAAGTGAGTTTTATAATGGGCATTTTATCAATTTAACTGTAGATGCGAATAGTAATTTAGGCCGTCAGTTTATTCAAGATTATGGTATTCGGTCTTTTCCTGCACATGTATATTTTTATTCTGATGGGCGTGCTGTTCACATGGCTTATGGCAAGGTTCCTCCTAATGTTTTTAATGAAATAGGAGAGGCAGCATTAAACCCTGCAAAGCAATTATTTGTTTTAGAAAATAAGTTTAAATCTGGGAGAGATTTATCTGTAGATGAATACCTCAATTATTGTCTAGCAACAATTAATATTAGAAAGCCGGATTATTATGCCTGCGAAAAGTTTGTAGCTTTATTAAATAAAGATGCACTATCTAACCAAGATGTAATTACAGTAATTAGCCAAACATTGTATCATTCTTCTGTAGCCTCTAATTCATTTAAATTTTTCATTGAAAACCAACTTGAAATTTCATCGAGGATAGATCCAAATGAGTTGATTAAAATTTATAATCAGATAGCAAAAAATACATTGTCTTTAGCCATAAAAAATAAGGGACAGGCAAATTATGAAGAATACTTAACTACCATTGCTAAGTACTTTCCAAAGGAGTTAGCCCTTCAGAATGATTTTATTTACGCACCCCGGTACTACCTATCTATTGGTGAAATTGACAAAGCTTTTATGATGGTGGATAGGAGCTTTTCTCATGTAAAATTGATAAAAAATAGTAATATTATTCAAAAATGTAATGATTGGGCATGGTATTTCTATGAAAACTATAATAATGCGTCTCAATTGAGTGCTGCCTTAAAATGGGTTGATTATGGTATCTCTATAAATACCTCTTATGACTTTATTGACACTAAAGCTCATTTATATTATAAACTAGGTAGGATGGACGAAGCCGAAGAGTTAGCAACGCAAGTGCTTCAATATTACAAATCAATTGACAAAGACACTACTAACATTACTGCACTTTTGGCGAAAGTCAAAATTAATTAA
- a CDS encoding ABC transporter permease/M1 family aminopeptidase, translating to MFKEFFSREVKTALKQPMVYIFMLLLGLLAFGAVSSDKVMIGGAIGNINTNSPDIVFKFSFILSIFGLLIAAAFFNNAALRDYDNQFNEILFSTPIKKKDYFFGRFLGALLLSTLPFVGIYLGITIGTFIAPPLDWIDQERMGTLPVNAFLASYFLVILPNMFFAGSIIFFLATKFKNTTISFVGAMVIIIGYIISITLTSDIENENIGALVDIFGVNAYGIQTKYYTAFEKNTLLPEVFSLLGLNRLIWLTLGIIITALSYVNFSFSDSKGKTKKEKVEKKTTKVFIKPASLSKFTQHTDWVQFKSFFSIYSKTILRSTTYKTLIIFSLLLLIVDLFQGYEYFGLQSYPVTYKVYDSISNASQIFFIIIIVFYSGELIWQDREVHLNEVVDSSPHTTFSSLLAKVLSISYSITIMYFILVIIGISYQLINGFTDIKLFVYFVNFALSILPSLFATSCLMLLIHVIINNKYIGYAASLVLIFSLGILLSVLDVSSKMFDLGSTLSIQYSDMNSFGPGLVGAIWFDAYWIIFSIILLLIAGLLYNRGTELSILKRVKNITRNLDINYIGALSFFSLIWIILAGVIFYNTQVINDYETSDEIEENRAYYEKEFKQYENAPQPKLTDVLFNINIFPKERNVYSVTDLTFKNQTDVAIDTLFFTLNSDWDTEFVLPNGKEVFYDEKTGFKKIALAKSLQPNEVLKYTIKSNYISEGFENNRGNTSIVENGTFLNNSDILPSFGYQSGFELSDKYKRKEYDLAPKERVPALNEHCGPECDSNYLTNGISDWVNIETHISTSSDQIAIAPGSLIKEWKKDNRNCFTYRVDHASQAFMSFISARYEVKRKIWNGIDIEIYYDKQHAVNVDKMITAVEKSLDYYTTNFGPYFHNQARIIEFPRYATFAQAFPGTMPYSEAFGFIVDLEDEEGNNVIDAVIAHEMAHQWWAHQEVGANVQGGTMLTESFSEYASLMVMKQTTSPIKMKDFLKYDLNRYLGGRGGEREKELPLYKVENQQYIHYGKGSVILYALQEYIGEDSVNAALSSFLDEFRYKEPPYPTSNDFLRHLEPRVPDSLNYLIDDWFKEITLYDYRLKSSTLDELGDSTYKVTVTIDSKKIKSDSIGNETTVALNEWVDIGFFGDDDEEDLFYTERVKVDKENSTYEFILDKLPIKAGIDPKRLLIERVYDDNIKKIDQ from the coding sequence ATGTTTAAAGAATTTTTCTCTCGAGAAGTCAAGACTGCTTTAAAGCAGCCTATGGTTTATATATTTATGCTCTTGTTAGGGTTATTAGCCTTCGGAGCTGTATCAAGTGATAAAGTAATGATTGGGGGTGCTATTGGTAATATCAACACCAATTCCCCAGATATTGTATTTAAATTTTCTTTTATACTCTCAATATTTGGTCTATTAATTGCCGCCGCATTTTTTAATAATGCTGCATTAAGAGATTATGATAATCAATTTAATGAGATTCTTTTTAGTACACCTATTAAGAAAAAAGATTACTTTTTTGGGCGTTTTCTTGGAGCTTTATTACTTTCTACTCTTCCATTTGTTGGTATTTATCTAGGTATTACTATCGGTACTTTTATAGCTCCTCCTTTGGATTGGATAGACCAAGAAAGAATGGGAACCTTACCTGTAAATGCCTTTTTAGCTAGTTACTTTTTGGTCATTTTACCAAATATGTTTTTTGCTGGATCAATAATATTTTTCTTAGCCACGAAGTTTAAAAACACAACTATTTCGTTTGTTGGGGCAATGGTTATTATTATTGGATATATCATATCCATAACCTTAACAAGTGATATTGAGAATGAAAATATAGGTGCTTTAGTAGATATTTTTGGTGTTAACGCATATGGTATTCAAACTAAATACTACACTGCCTTTGAAAAGAATACTTTACTACCCGAAGTCTTTAGTCTTTTAGGCTTAAATAGATTGATATGGTTAACTTTAGGTATTATAATTACAGCACTATCTTACGTAAATTTCTCATTTTCTGATTCAAAAGGAAAAACAAAAAAAGAGAAAGTAGAAAAGAAGACTACAAAGGTTTTTATAAAACCAGCCTCTCTCTCTAAATTCACTCAGCATACCGATTGGGTACAATTTAAGAGCTTCTTTTCAATTTATAGTAAAACCATTCTAAGGAGTACTACCTATAAGACATTAATTATTTTTAGTCTTCTATTACTAATTGTGGATCTTTTTCAAGGGTATGAATACTTCGGTTTACAATCTTACCCAGTTACTTACAAAGTCTATGATTCAATCTCTAATGCATCACAAATATTTTTTATTATAATAATTGTGTTCTATAGTGGAGAATTGATTTGGCAAGATAGAGAAGTACACCTTAATGAAGTGGTTGATTCTTCTCCTCACACTACATTTTCATCGCTTCTAGCAAAAGTATTGTCTATCAGTTATTCGATAACAATAATGTACTTTATTCTTGTAATTATCGGGATTAGCTACCAGTTAATTAATGGATTTACAGATATAAAATTGTTTGTTTATTTTGTAAACTTTGCACTATCTATTCTTCCAAGCTTGTTTGCTACTTCTTGTTTAATGTTACTCATCCATGTAATTATTAATAATAAATATATTGGTTATGCAGCTTCTTTAGTACTAATATTTAGTCTAGGTATACTATTAAGCGTTTTAGATGTTTCGTCTAAAATGTTTGATTTAGGAAGTACATTATCTATTCAGTATTCTGATATGAACAGCTTTGGACCTGGCCTTGTAGGTGCAATTTGGTTTGATGCCTATTGGATTATTTTTAGTATTATCCTATTATTAATTGCAGGACTTCTATACAATAGAGGTACTGAGTTATCTATCTTGAAAAGAGTAAAAAATATCACTAGAAATTTAGATATAAATTATATTGGAGCACTTTCTTTTTTCTCATTAATATGGATAATCTTAGCTGGGGTAATTTTCTATAACACCCAAGTAATTAATGATTATGAGACTTCTGATGAAATTGAAGAAAATAGAGCATACTACGAAAAAGAGTTTAAACAATATGAAAATGCACCTCAGCCAAAGTTAACAGATGTACTTTTTAATATTAATATCTTTCCAAAAGAAAGGAATGTCTATTCTGTTACAGACCTTACGTTTAAAAACCAGACCGATGTAGCAATTGATACTCTATTTTTTACATTAAATTCTGATTGGGACACAGAGTTTGTACTACCTAATGGGAAAGAGGTTTTTTATGATGAAAAAACAGGTTTCAAAAAAATAGCTTTAGCAAAAAGTTTGCAGCCCAACGAAGTATTAAAGTATACAATCAAATCTAATTACATTAGTGAAGGATTTGAAAATAACAGAGGAAATACCTCTATAGTTGAAAATGGAACATTCTTAAACAACAGCGATATACTTCCTAGTTTTGGATACCAAAGCGGTTTTGAACTTAGCGATAAGTACAAAAGAAAAGAATATGACTTAGCTCCAAAAGAAAGAGTTCCTGCATTAAACGAACATTGTGGTCCTGAATGTGATAGTAATTATCTAACAAACGGCATCTCTGATTGGGTAAATATTGAAACACATATCTCAACATCATCAGACCAAATTGCTATTGCTCCAGGCTCTCTAATTAAAGAATGGAAAAAAGATAATAGAAACTGTTTTACGTATAGGGTAGATCATGCTTCTCAAGCTTTTATGTCCTTTATATCTGCAAGGTACGAGGTGAAAAGAAAAATTTGGAATGGTATAGACATTGAAATTTACTATGACAAGCAACATGCTGTAAACGTAGATAAAATGATTACTGCAGTAGAAAAATCATTAGACTATTATACTACTAATTTTGGCCCTTATTTTCATAATCAAGCCCGTATTATTGAGTTTCCGAGATATGCCACTTTTGCACAGGCATTTCCTGGTACTATGCCCTACTCAGAAGCTTTTGGGTTTATTGTAGACCTAGAAGATGAAGAAGGCAATAATGTAATTGATGCTGTTATTGCTCACGAAATGGCACATCAATGGTGGGCTCATCAAGAAGTTGGAGCTAATGTACAAGGTGGCACAATGTTAACGGAAAGCTTTTCTGAATATGCTTCCTTAATGGTGATGAAACAAACTACCTCTCCTATCAAAATGAAAGATTTCCTTAAATATGATTTAAACCGTTATTTAGGAGGACGTGGTGGTGAAAGAGAAAAAGAATTACCATTGTATAAAGTAGAAAATCAGCAATACATTCACTACGGTAAAGGCAGTGTTATTTTATATGCTTTACAAGAATATATTGGAGAAGACAGTGTTAATGCTGCGCTATCTAGTTTCTTAGACGAGTTTAGATACAAAGAACCTCCTTACCCTACTTCAAATGATTTCCTTAGACATTTAGAACCTAGAGTTCCAGATTCTCTTAACTATTTAATTGATGATTGGTTTAAGGAAATTACCTTGTATGATTACAGGTTGAAATCGTCTACTTTAGACGAACTTGGAGACAGTACATACAAGGTGACTGTAACAATCGATTCCAAGAAAATTAAATCTGATTCTATTGGTAACGAAACAACCGTTGCTTTAAATGAATGGGTGGATATTGGTTTCTTTGGAGACGACGATGAAGAGGATTTATTCTATACTGAACGAGTAAAAGTTGATAAAGAAAATTCTACTTATGAATTTATTTTAGATAAACTTCCTATTAAAGCAGGTATAGACCCTAAGCGCTTACTTATTGAACGAGTATATGATGATAACATCAAAAAAATTGATCAATAG